From the genome of Mucispirillum schaedleri ASF457:
CTGGTGTATTTTCTGCTGCGAGTAAAATATTTTCTATATCTATGCTTTTTTCAAGCTCTTCTGCCACTTTATCTATAATGCTGTTAATATCTGCCATTTCTTCTGCTGTTATAAGCCCTAAATGACGGCTTTTAAGAGTGCAGTTTTCAAGCTCTGGCATATATCCAAAAACTTTTACAGGCAGTTCTGCTTCTATCATATTTTTATATACTGGATATGATGCTTTTGATATTCTGTTTAAAATAATACCTTTTATATTATTTTTCCTGTAATGAAGCATACCGCTTATAAGTGCTTTTAATGTGGCAGATTTTCCTTTTACATCAACTATTAACAGGCAGGGTGTATCTGTTACACTGCTTATATGGCTGGCTGAAGCTGAATCTGTAAAAGCTATGCCGTCATAAAAGCCCATAACACCTTCTATGACTGCAAGATTTTCAGTATCTGCTAGTATATTTTTTACTGTATTTTCATCTGATAAAAATAAATCAATATTTCTTGAAGATATGCCTAATGCTTTAGTATGAAACATAGTGTCAATATAATCTGGACCGCATTTATATGACGAAACTTTTATGCCTTTTTTCTGCAAAAGCCTTAAAAGCCCCATAGTAAATGTTGTTTTACCACTGCTGCTGCTGAAAGCAGATATTAAAATACGACTTATTTTTTTATTCACTTATAACCGTCCTGTTATAATATATACAGGGTTGTTTCCCATCATCATGTGATATGGACCTGCTTTTTTTGATTTTGCACTGTTTATGCAGACAATATCTGGCTCTATATTATAATCCTTAAAGGCATTAACTGCTGAATAAATCGTTTCCAAAGTTATAGCTGTAACAGTTATTTTCACATTATTATTTTTTTCATAAACTGCTTTAAAAATATCTTTCATAGTTTTAGAGCTGCCGCCAATAAAAACTTTATCTGGAACAGGAAGAGTTGCAAGAACTTCTGGAGCAGAACCTTTTATGCTTATGACATTATGCCTTTTAAGATTTTTTTTATTTATATTTATAAGCTCAAATGCCTCATCTTCTTTTTCTACTGCATATACTAATCCGTCTTTTGCATGCCCTGCAAATTCTAATGCACAGCTGCCTGTTCCTGCTCCTATATCATAAACTATATCATTATTTTCTATACCAAGATAACAGGCAGAAAGCCACCTTATATCTTCTTTTGTCATAGGTGCTTTTCCGCGTATAAAATCACTGTCCCTTAAATGTATTTTTGGGTTTGTATATTCTTTATTATAAATAAGCAGCACTGTTAAACTTGAAAACTTATAATCAAGCATATCTGAAATTTTACCAGAGACTATTCTTTCATTATCAGAATGCAGATTTTCTCCAGCATATACATATACATAATCAAGCCCAGCATTATATAATTCATTTATAATATGTTCTCCCTTTTTATCGCCGCCTGATAAAATAAAAGTATATTCATTATAGCTTACAGCTCCAAAACATAAGTTATTTCTGCCGTGCATTGATACTGTCTTTATATTATAATTTATAATATTTAATTTTGATAAAAAATACTGCATAGAGCTTATACCTGAAACAAGCTCTATATTATATCTATCCTTAAATTTTTCCTGTATTTTTTTTGAAATGCTGTAAAAAAGCACATCGCCTGAAACTAAAAGAGCAGTATTTTTTAATGTTTCTTTTTCCAGCACATATTCTATTTCAGAATATTTTGGTGCAGTAATATTATTATTTAATACTTTATACTGCTCATAAAGCCTTGCACTGCCATAAACTATATCTGCATTTTTAATGATATTTGCTGCATACTCTGTTAAATCAGAAATATGCCCCATGCCTGCACCAATTATGTATAAATTCTGCATTTCTCTATAACACTTCCTTTATTCTGTCTATTAAAACATCAGCTATTCTTTTATCAACACCAAGAGTTCTACCCATAGTAATTTTCATATCCTTATGGTTTTCAAGATATGCTGCTATTTCTTCTGGTATATCTTTTATAATATGCATACCGTCAAAAAGAAAATAAGGCACAACAACTATCTCTGTCACCCCTTTTTCTCTTAATAAATCAAGACCTTTTTCTAAATTTACATCACAGAACTCCATATATGCATGTTCCACTATTATATCAGGCATATCGTCCTGCACCATTTTAAATATCTGCTCCATTGTATCAATAGTTTCTTTTCTTCTGCTGCCATGAGCTATTATTAATATCCCTTTCATTTTAATTACTCCATTTCTTTTAACTTTTCTATTAAACTGTCTATTGTTGGCTTTTCTGATATATAAGCCTGCATTTTATAGTTTAGAGCTGTTTCATAAGTCATTTTTCCTATACATACAGCTTTTATTTTACTTAAATCTTCTATTTTACTGCCATGCACAAACCCATGCACTGCTGCACTGCTTGTAAATGCTGCCACTACTCCATTATTTATATATTCCTGCACCGATTTTGTATAATCAAGTGGCAGATATTCTATATTATAAGCATTAAATGAAGTAACATTAAAGCCATAGTCATTTAATTTGCTAGACAGCCTTTTATCATTTTCTGCTTCAAGAACAGCTATCATTCCTTTAATATCTGCTTTTTTAAATGATAATGCAAAAGCATCAAATGTATATTCTGCTGGCACAATATCTGCACATATTCCATATTTTTTTAATTCATCATAAGTAGATTTGCCTAATGCACCAATCAGCAAATGGCTTAAAGCTCTGCTGTCTTTTTCATTATCCATAAGCGATTTGAAAAAATATGCAGCACTGTTTTTACTAGCAAAAACAAGCATATTATATTTATCAAGATTTCCTATAAGGCTTAATAAGCTGGAATTATTTTCTATTTCATTTATTTTTATGCATGGATAATCTATTACTTCTGCACCTGCACTTTTAAGCCTGTCTGTTAAAATATTATTTGATACAATTGGTCTTGTAACAATAATCTGTTTAGAGAAAATCTTTGATTTAGTATACCATGCAAATTTATCCCCAAGAGAGCATACTTTACCAACTGCAATAACGGCAGGGCTTCTTAACTGAAATTTTTCTGCATCTGATACCATATTTTCAACTGTTGAAACAAGGGTTCGCATATTATACCTTGTGCCATTTTCAACTGCTGCACAAGGTGTATTTTTATCTATTCCTGCCATAAGAAGCCCATTAATTAACTGACTTAAAGTAGAAACTCCCATATAAAAAAGGATAGTGCCTTTTGATGCAGCTAGTGCTTTAAAATCAATATTTTCCACAAGTCCGTCTTTTGCATGACCTGTAACAAAATGGATAGATGATGCAAAATCCCTATGGGTTACAGGAATACCTGCATAAGCAAGGGCTGAAACGGCAGATGTAATGCCAGGCACTACTTCATATTCTATATTATTTTCACTTAAAAGCTCAAGTTCTTCGCCCCCTCTTCCAAATACAAAAGGGTCGCCGCCTTTTAACCTGACTACTGTTTTACCTTCTAATGCCTTATTTAAAAGTATTTTATTTATTTCAGGCTGTGGAATATTATGATGATTCATTACCTTTCCCACATTTATAAACTCTGCTTTTTCCGGGCTTAATGATAATATATCTTTTGAAACAAGCCTGTCATAAACTACAATATCTGCCTGCTTTAAATATTCAAGCCCTTTTACTGTAATCAGCCCTTTATCTCCGGGACCTGCACCTATTAATATTACTCTGCCTTTTTTTCTACACATAATGTATTCCTTAAAATATCTGCATATTGTTTTGCAATTTTATGATTTAAGCCATTTTTAGATGTTAAACCACATACTATTTCATCATTTTCAATAACTGCTGGAAAGAAAAAATTATTATCATTCTTATCACTTATACTGTTATAATATTTAATGTTTTTTTCTTTTGCCAGCTTTATAATATTTTTATTTACTGCATTGTTATCTGTTGCTGCTATTACAATATCATATATCTCTTTAATATCATCTTCTTCAAATTCTTTTATTTTTATATCTATATTTTCCACATTAGTTTTTACTTCTTTTGTAATAACAGTTATTTCTGCACCAAAATTTTTAAGCACATTTATACGCCTTGCTGCAATGCAGCCTAAACCTATAACTAACACTTTTACATTTTCTACATTTATAAAAATAGGAAAATATGCCATTAAATTCTCTCTTTTATATATTCTTCCTGCATTATCTTTTTCAGCTCATCTAATGTATACCCTTTTGACTGCTCTTTTGGTCTTCCTATTACAATAAGTTCTGCTCCTGCTGCTTTTGCAGCTTCTAATTTTTCATTAAACCCGCCAGTTTTACCTGTATCTTTTGTTACAATATATTTAGCATTAATATGTATTAATGTGGCTGTATTCATATAAGTAGAAAAAGGTCCCTGCATACATATAATATTTTTCAAGGGATAGCCTAAATCTAATATATTTTTGATAACATTAATATCTGGCAGCACTCTTGGAAAAAGCCTTGTCATATCCCCTGTTTCCTTGTATTTTGCAAGCTCTTTGCTGCCTGTTGCAAGCAGTATATTTCCAGTAGTATTTTTTAAATATTCTACTGCTTTTTCTATGCTTTCAAAAAGCATACCACCGCCAGTATATGTGGAAGGCCTTAAAAGTCTGAAATATTTTACATTATTATCTTCTGCACTTTTATATAAATTTTCTGTAACTTGTGCTGCATAAGGATGAGTTGCATCAATTATAATAACATTTTCATCTTTTCGGCTTTTAAGCATATTATTTATATCGTCATAAGTAAGTCTGCCTGAATGCGACTTTATGTATTCCATTTCAGGCAGCACCTGCACTCCATATTCTGTGGCAGTATATACATCTGACATTATTTTATTTTCATTAAAAAATAAGGCAATCTCTCTGCCCTCTGTTGTGCCTGCAAAAATAAGGGGTCTTATCATAATCCTTTATATCCCCTTGGTGTAACCATTTGGTTTTTTATTAATTTTGTTGTGCTGTTGCCTATAATAATTAAAGTAAACATATCTGCCTGAAAATCTTTTAATTCCTTAAATAATAAAATACCTTTTTCTTCCTGCTCTCTTTCGCAGTTTCTAACATATCCGCACAATGTATTTTCATTTATATATGGGGATATGATTTCGCATGCTCTTTTTAGATAATCTGCTCTTTTTTTACTTGATGGGTTATATACTGCAATAATAAATTCTGCATCTGCTGCAGCAATAAGCCTTTTTTCTATTTTTTCCCAAGGTGTTAGTAAATCACTAAGAGAAATAACTGCAAAATCATGAGTTAATGGTGCACCAAGTTTTGCAGCAGCTGCTAAAACAGCACTGATACCGGGTATTACTTCCACTTCCACATCACTTTTCTCTGCTGTTTCTATTAAAAGCCCTGCCATACCATATACTCCAGCATCACCGC
Proteins encoded in this window:
- a CDS encoding bifunctional cobalt-precorrin-7 (C(5))-methyltransferase/cobalt-precorrin-6B (C(15))-methyltransferase, which produces MQNLYIIGAGMGHISDLTEYAANIIKNADIVYGSARLYEQYKVLNNNITAPKYSEIEYVLEKETLKNTALLVSGDVLFYSISKKIQEKFKDRYNIELVSGISSMQYFLSKLNIINYNIKTVSMHGRNNLCFGAVSYNEYTFILSGGDKKGEHIINELYNAGLDYVYVYAGENLHSDNERIVSGKISDMLDYKFSSLTVLLIYNKEYTNPKIHLRDSDFIRGKAPMTKEDIRWLSACYLGIENNDIVYDIGAGTGSCALEFAGHAKDGLVYAVEKEDEAFELININKKNLKRHNVISIKGSAPEVLATLPVPDKVFIGGSSKTMKDIFKAVYEKNNNVKITVTAITLETIYSAVNAFKDYNIEPDIVCINSAKSKKAGPYHMMMGNNPVYIITGRL
- a CDS encoding precorrin-2 dehydrogenase/sirohydrochlorin ferrochelatase family protein → MAYFPIFINVENVKVLVIGLGCIAARRINVLKNFGAEITVITKEVKTNVENIDIKIKEFEEDDIKEIYDIVIAATDNNAVNKNIIKLAKEKNIKYYNSISDKNDNNFFFPAVIENDEIVCGLTSKNGLNHKIAKQYADILRNTLCVEKKAE
- the cobJ gene encoding precorrin-3B C(17)-methyltransferase — its product is MKGKIYCIGTGPGKDDLISERALKAIEKSDVIAGYGVYTDLIAHLIKDKELIVTPMKQEKSRCEKALEKAEEGKTVSLISSGDAGVYGMAGLLIETAEKSDVEVEVIPGISAVLAAAAKLGAPLTHDFAVISLSDLLTPWEKIEKRLIAAADAEFIIAVYNPSSKKRADYLKRACEIISPYINENTLCGYVRNCEREQEEKGILLFKELKDFQADMFTLIIIGNSTTKLIKNQMVTPRGYKGL
- the cobK gene encoding precorrin-6A reductase; the encoded protein is MIRPLIFAGTTEGREIALFFNENKIMSDVYTATEYGVQVLPEMEYIKSHSGRLTYDDINNMLKSRKDENVIIIDATHPYAAQVTENLYKSAEDNNVKYFRLLRPSTYTGGGMLFESIEKAVEYLKNTTGNILLATGSKELAKYKETGDMTRLFPRVLPDINVIKNILDLGYPLKNIICMQGPFSTYMNTATLIHINAKYIVTKDTGKTGGFNEKLEAAKAAGAELIVIGRPKEQSKGYTLDELKKIMQEEYIKERI
- a CDS encoding sirohydrochlorin chelatase produces the protein MKGILIIAHGSRRKETIDTMEQIFKMVQDDMPDIIVEHAYMEFCDVNLEKGLDLLREKGVTEIVVVPYFLFDGMHIIKDIPEEIAAYLENHKDMKITMGRTLGVDKRIADVLIDRIKEVL
- the cobA gene encoding uroporphyrinogen-III C-methyltransferase — its product is MCRKKGRVILIGAGPGDKGLITVKGLEYLKQADIVVYDRLVSKDILSLSPEKAEFINVGKVMNHHNIPQPEINKILLNKALEGKTVVRLKGGDPFVFGRGGEELELLSENNIEYEVVPGITSAVSALAYAGIPVTHRDFASSIHFVTGHAKDGLVENIDFKALAASKGTILFYMGVSTLSQLINGLLMAGIDKNTPCAAVENGTRYNMRTLVSTVENMVSDAEKFQLRSPAVIAVGKVCSLGDKFAWYTKSKIFSKQIIVTRPIVSNNILTDRLKSAGAEVIDYPCIKINEIENNSSLLSLIGNLDKYNMLVFASKNSAAYFFKSLMDNEKDSRALSHLLIGALGKSTYDELKKYGICADIVPAEYTFDAFALSFKKADIKGMIAVLEAENDKRLSSKLNDYGFNVTSFNAYNIEYLPLDYTKSVQEYINNGVVAAFTSSAAVHGFVHGSKIEDLSKIKAVCIGKMTYETALNYKMQAYISEKPTIDSLIEKLKEME
- a CDS encoding cobyrinate a,c-diamide synthase; protein product: MNKKISRILISAFSSSSGKTTFTMGLLRLLQKKGIKVSSYKCGPDYIDTMFHTKALGISSRNIDLFLSDENTVKNILADTENLAVIEGVMGFYDGIAFTDSASASHISSVTDTPCLLIVDVKGKSATLKALISGMLHYRKNNIKGIILNRISKASYPVYKNMIEAELPVKVFGYMPELENCTLKSRHLGLITAEEMADINSIIDKVAEELEKSIDIENILLAAENTPDVEYEPKDISLIGRCRIGIAYDKAFCFHYADNIKVLEKMGAEIIYFSPLEDTALPANLDGLIFYGGYPELYLKKLNANKSFIESLKKVYDNKIPLIAECGGFMYISQSIDNIEMASLIKGRCMMTDKLQNFGYVELTSHKDSMLLKKGESIPAHEFHYSIIDEPYCDCIMRKPKSLKSWQGVYLSDHVYAGYPHLYFLSNLKLAERFIIKAIHYNRAVE